One Olsenella sp. oral taxon 807 DNA segment encodes these proteins:
- the dltC gene encoding D-alanine--poly(phosphoribitol) ligase subunit DltC gives MGEKISEVELERRMLDLMEEVCEDEAVRDHRDEDLFELGLLDSMAAVELLVGIEEEFGVSIAPTELPRDQMNTVNKIIAQVASRL, from the coding sequence ATGGGTGAGAAGATATCCGAGGTCGAGCTGGAACGTCGCATGCTTGACCTCATGGAGGAGGTCTGCGAGGACGAGGCCGTACGCGACCATCGCGACGAGGACCTCTTTGAGCTGGGACTGCTCGATTCCATGGCCGCCGTGGAGCTCTTGGTGGGGATAGAGGAGGAGTTCGGCGTCTCCATAGCGCCAACGGAGCTTCCCCGTGATCAGATGAATACGGTCAACAAGATCATCGCCCAGGTGGCGAGCAGGCTGTAG
- the dltD gene encoding D-alanyl-lipoteichoic acid biosynthesis protein DltD, which produces MSGKTGQAVEKDVSLLTRRSLLAGVGAGLSAFAVGCVALDRLVLPGAGRAADWRLYDYVYVDGKSNISSFVVSNMAEGSHICLGSSEFFISKDRVSTCPQVVFGEHVTGVDMTYVGETMEQSLWHCISAGAYARRLSGDRRVMLVVSPQWFFKGSGDASKFSSKFSYSLYQEFCDNPSISNETRAYVRGRVGALGVDTKQIAAANRDTPASVLDAAAYYEADQLLLRSKLGDIIARAPAKGDVRWAGVPTGEPDWAQLIADGIAEGRRRCTNNDYYVDDSFWDAHSNDSYQVGENFHEADDEYADFARLLGVCGECDLTPLVCILPIHGLWYDHCGVSGDERQAYYRRVRGLCDEAGASYMDFSSCEYERYFFYDTTHPGWVGWVRIEQSYFDFMMGRDDPFLGGGSHGEAAGLLSPDATQAAGDGDANGDAATSVTSGEGS; this is translated from the coding sequence ATGTCAGGCAAAACGGGACAAGCTGTTGAGAAGGACGTGTCCCTTCTCACGAGGAGAAGCCTGCTTGCGGGTGTGGGCGCGGGCCTTTCCGCCTTCGCGGTAGGATGTGTCGCCCTCGACCGTCTCGTGCTGCCAGGGGCGGGCCGGGCGGCGGACTGGCGGCTCTATGATTACGTCTACGTTGACGGTAAGTCGAACATCAGCTCGTTTGTCGTGAGCAACATGGCCGAGGGCAGTCACATCTGCCTCGGCTCATCTGAGTTCTTCATCTCGAAGGATCGTGTGTCGACTTGTCCGCAGGTGGTCTTTGGCGAGCACGTCACCGGTGTCGACATGACCTACGTCGGCGAGACGATGGAGCAGAGCCTCTGGCACTGTATATCGGCGGGCGCCTATGCGCGAAGACTATCTGGTGACAGGAGGGTCATGCTCGTCGTCTCCCCCCAGTGGTTCTTTAAGGGCTCAGGGGATGCGAGCAAGTTCTCGTCGAAGTTCAGCTATTCGCTCTATCAGGAGTTCTGCGACAACCCCAGCATCTCAAACGAGACGAGGGCCTACGTGCGTGGCCGTGTAGGCGCCTTGGGTGTCGATACCAAGCAGATCGCCGCCGCCAACCGGGACACGCCCGCCTCTGTCCTGGACGCCGCCGCCTACTATGAGGCCGACCAGCTCTTGCTGCGCTCCAAGCTGGGCGACATCATAGCGAGGGCGCCTGCCAAGGGCGACGTGCGCTGGGCGGGCGTGCCCACCGGCGAGCCCGACTGGGCCCAGCTCATCGCAGACGGTATCGCCGAGGGAAGGCGAAGGTGCACGAACAACGACTACTACGTGGACGACTCATTCTGGGATGCCCACTCCAATGATAGCTACCAGGTGGGCGAGAACTTCCATGAGGCCGACGACGAATATGCTGACTTCGCGCGCCTCCTTGGGGTCTGTGGGGAGTGCGACCTCACGCCGCTGGTGTGCATCCTTCCGATACACGGCCTTTGGTATGACCACTGTGGGGTGTCGGGCGATGAGCGCCAGGCCTATTATCGGCGCGTGCGCGGCCTCTGTGACGAGGCAGGAGCGAGCTACATGGACTTCTCGAGCTGCGAGTACGAGAGGTACTTCTTCTATGACACCACGCACCCCGGCTGGGTCGGCTGGGTGCGCATAGAGCAGTCCTACTTCGACTTCATGATGGGCAGGGACGACCCCTTCCTGGGCGGCGGCAGCCATGGAGAGGCAGCAGGGCTCTTATCGCCCGACGCGACACAGGCGGCAGGCGACGGCGACGCCAATGGCGATGCCGCCACATCTGTCACGAGCGGGGAGGGGAGTTGA
- a CDS encoding serine hydrolase translates to MRDSRASAGSGTDGVGELIRGLVTLLALCVLVLGCCALSGHIHAFMRHSVGYVGEAVPVDGAVISDDQDAGPGGLSQTREHGVPNDLTDDQWPDGSQPDGPVVLGDSWFDDDDEEAFEPKNVEATPPADVLEARLDAYLNANFPKTGLPGVAVAVVDTHGTLYERTLGDCTDTNSTFIIGSLSKSFTAIAVMQLVDQGRVDLDLPVSTYLPDCGEPDSVTVRSLLNQTSGFGFFDSLADARPGQTVGSFSYSNANYDYLGKVIERVSGQSYAAYLSDNVFRPLGMDDASIDPDAGGSVALGHRNWFGLNIADGYVHEDGDDAWGGPSSGYVRASLSDMERYLRMYLNGGDGVLNAVSMRRLALSRVCQPGSDMSYGMGWFTYFWDNGEMVMTHDGDVENYVAHMVVLPSRGIAIVLMGNAGDVFGGNDAFFQMADGVNAIAVGSDAAEVDGSYGMAQHAGYDLLYVLGLGAALWGLVSSRRWLYRLEAALEAGEAQGLVARAVVAHVLLPACLPWIAVSFEGNWRDFSTFVPDAALVVIVLCVLLSLGGVLRLAGAWRAGLLGGHRQACARILPGQKAASSSQGD, encoded by the coding sequence ATGCGGGATTCTAGGGCGAGCGCAGGGTCTGGGACGGATGGGGTAGGCGAGCTGATCCGTGGCCTTGTGACGCTGTTGGCCCTGTGCGTCCTTGTCCTTGGCTGCTGCGCGCTTTCCGGACACATCCATGCGTTCATGCGACATAGTGTGGGATATGTGGGAGAAGCCGTACCGGTGGACGGCGCCGTCATCTCGGATGATCAAGATGCTGGACCAGGTGGTCTCTCGCAGACACGGGAGCACGGCGTCCCAAACGACCTTACGGATGACCAGTGGCCAGATGGCAGCCAGCCTGACGGTCCCGTTGTCTTGGGTGATAGCTGGTTCGACGATGATGACGAGGAGGCCTTCGAGCCCAAGAACGTTGAGGCCACGCCACCCGCAGACGTGCTCGAGGCGCGCCTTGACGCCTACCTGAATGCCAACTTTCCAAAGACGGGCCTTCCTGGCGTCGCCGTTGCCGTCGTCGATACCCACGGCACCCTCTACGAGCGCACCTTGGGTGACTGCACAGATACGAACTCGACCTTCATCATCGGCTCGCTCTCGAAGTCGTTCACTGCGATCGCCGTCATGCAGCTCGTGGATCAGGGAAGGGTTGACCTCGACCTTCCCGTCTCGACCTACCTTCCCGACTGCGGTGAGCCCGACAGTGTCACGGTGCGCTCGCTCCTCAACCAGACGAGCGGCTTTGGCTTCTTTGACTCGCTTGCCGACGCGCGACCCGGTCAGACCGTGGGCTCCTTCTCCTACTCCAACGCCAATTACGACTACCTCGGTAAGGTGATAGAGCGGGTGAGCGGGCAGAGCTACGCTGCCTACCTGAGTGACAACGTGTTTCGCCCCCTTGGGATGGACGATGCGAGCATCGATCCTGATGCGGGTGGCTCTGTCGCGCTCGGCCATCGCAACTGGTTTGGGCTCAACATAGCGGATGGTTACGTCCACGAGGATGGCGATGACGCCTGGGGCGGTCCATCCTCGGGCTATGTGCGGGCCAGCCTGAGTGACATGGAGAGGTACCTGCGCATGTACCTCAATGGCGGTGACGGCGTCCTCAACGCTGTGTCCATGCGACGTCTCGCCCTCAGCCGGGTGTGTCAGCCTGGGAGTGACATGAGCTACGGTATGGGTTGGTTCACGTACTTCTGGGATAACGGCGAGATGGTCATGACCCATGACGGTGACGTCGAGAACTACGTCGCGCACATGGTCGTGTTACCGTCGCGAGGCATCGCGATCGTTCTCATGGGCAACGCGGGTGACGTCTTTGGGGGCAACGACGCCTTCTTTCAAATGGCAGACGGCGTGAACGCGATAGCCGTCGGCTCGGATGCAGCCGAGGTGGACGGAAGCTATGGCATGGCACAGCATGCGGGCTATGACCTCCTGTATGTGCTTGGCCTTGGCGCTGCGCTCTGGGGCCTCGTGAGCTCAAGACGCTGGCTTTATCGCCTTGAGGCTGCTCTCGAGGCGGGCGAGGCGCAGGGGCTGGTGGCTCGTGCGGTCGTGGCCCATGTGCTCCTTCCCGCCTGTCTCCCATGGATCGCCGTCAGCTTCGAGGGGAACTGGCGTGACTTCTCGACCTTCGTGCCCGATGCCGCGCTGGTGGTCATCGTGCTCTGTGTGCTCCTCTCGCTTGGTGGCGTACTGCGCCTTGCGGGTGCCTGGCGGGCGGGTTTGCTGGGTGGGCATCGCCAGGCTTGTGCCAGGATCTTGCCAGGCCAAAAAGCTGCGTCATCGTCTCAGGGCGATTGA
- a CDS encoding class I SAM-dependent DNA methyltransferase: MAYGSILSAELDSAGSRKERGAFFTPPQVADFLADFAVKRKEDRVLEPAAGEAVFISAVASRLSGLGASGTDIRAQVEGYELHGASAAAARERLGNQGIDVGIHVGDFFEMPPRATFDAVVGNPPYIRYQSFTGRQRAIAREDALRAGVRLGALASSWAAFTVHATQFLREGGRLAFVLPAELLSVNYAAPVRRYLLSSFSSVCLVLFEDPIFPEVQEEVILLLADGFGLGSSDALLLQQVRSLDELGKNRSNLLPVSGDERWPIGPDGHLAQRYLHELDASAFSSLSEWGRVRLGAVTGANSFFALSQEGARDHGLPPQDLLPLCPPGSRHLRGLSIGEEDLRLLAAAGRRTCLFYPLEPLDAPSRAYVSYGEERGVANAYKCRVRKPWWRVPGLRVADLFLTYMNGYAPSLCSNDIGIYHLNSVHGVFLDSDKRSMGMRLLPMLMHSTPALLSAEQYGRSYGGGLLKLEPREALRIAVPSSSFVGSHCGRLAPLRREVSAALRAGDRGTATAAVDEALLELGAVGPRAMAQMAKLLRSLRDRRYRRGRGVHALPVHDACSALDGAGG, encoded by the coding sequence GTGGCATATGGGTCCATACTCAGCGCGGAGCTCGACAGCGCGGGTTCGCGCAAGGAGCGCGGCGCCTTCTTCACGCCCCCTCAGGTGGCGGACTTTCTCGCGGACTTTGCCGTTAAGCGCAAGGAGGATCGTGTCCTCGAGCCTGCGGCGGGTGAGGCGGTGTTCATCTCTGCCGTCGCGTCACGCCTCAGTGGACTGGGTGCTTCGGGTACAGACATCCGTGCTCAGGTAGAGGGCTATGAGCTTCACGGCGCATCTGCAGCAGCGGCCAGGGAGCGTCTTGGGAATCAGGGCATTGACGTTGGTATACACGTCGGAGACTTCTTTGAGATGCCACCACGCGCAACGTTCGATGCCGTCGTAGGCAATCCGCCCTACATACGCTACCAGAGCTTTACCGGAAGGCAACGCGCCATTGCGAGAGAGGACGCGCTTCGTGCGGGGGTGCGCCTGGGTGCCTTGGCCTCGTCCTGGGCGGCATTCACGGTTCATGCGACGCAATTTTTGCGAGAGGGGGGCAGGTTGGCGTTTGTGCTGCCCGCTGAGCTGTTGAGCGTCAACTATGCGGCACCCGTACGACGTTATCTCCTCTCATCGTTCTCGTCGGTTTGTCTGGTGCTCTTTGAGGACCCGATTTTTCCCGAGGTGCAGGAGGAGGTCATCCTGCTGTTGGCAGACGGCTTCGGTCTGGGCTCTTCGGATGCGTTGCTCCTGCAGCAGGTGCGCTCCCTCGACGAGCTGGGAAAAAACCGCAGCAATCTTCTGCCCGTCTCGGGTGATGAGCGTTGGCCCATTGGCCCTGACGGACATCTTGCCCAGCGGTATCTCCATGAGCTCGATGCAAGCGCCTTCTCGTCGCTGTCTGAGTGGGGCAGGGTGCGCCTTGGGGCGGTCACGGGCGCGAACTCGTTCTTCGCCCTGTCCCAGGAGGGTGCAAGAGACCATGGGCTACCCCCACAAGACCTGTTGCCGCTCTGTCCGCCGGGCTCCCGCCACCTGAGGGGGCTGTCCATCGGAGAGGAGGATCTGAGGCTGCTTGCTGCCGCAGGACGGAGGACCTGCCTCTTCTATCCGCTGGAGCCTCTCGATGCTCCGAGCCGTGCCTATGTCTCGTACGGGGAGGAGCGTGGCGTTGCGAATGCCTATAAGTGCAGGGTGAGGAAACCTTGGTGGCGAGTGCCCGGGTTGAGGGTGGCCGATCTCTTTCTCACGTACATGAATGGGTACGCGCCAAGCCTCTGCTCAAACGACATCGGAATCTATCACCTGAATTCGGTCCATGGCGTCTTTCTCGATTCTGACAAGAGGTCCATGGGCATGCGTTTGCTTCCGATGCTCATGCATTCGACGCCCGCGCTTCTGTCGGCCGAGCAGTACGGCCGGTCATACGGTGGGGGGCTGTTGAAGCTTGAGCCTCGCGAGGCGCTGCGCATCGCTGTCCCGAGCAGTTCGTTTGTGGGCTCTCATTGCGGGCGCCTGGCCCCGCTTCGCCGTGAGGTGTCGGCTGCCCTGAGGGCGGGTGACAGGGGGACGGCCACCGCAGCCGTGGACGAGGCCCTCCTTGAGTTAGGGGCTGTTGGACCACGCGCCATGGCCCAAATGGCCAAGCTCCTGCGGTCGCTTCGAGACAGAAGGTACCGAAGGGGTAGGGGCGTCCATGCGCTTCCTGTACACGACGCATGCTCGGCGTTGGATGGAGCAGGGGGCTGA
- a CDS encoding 4Fe-4S dicluster domain-containing protein produces the protein MPGTMRGVYTNLTEIRRKVFREVAKVCYRMGDEPTMDRKQIDDAFDELPFQILPGDVATYRESVFLERAIVGERIRLAMGLPLQGVEKPRRISDGFNEAEVDNVSYYKPPLVNVIKFACNACQDNVYEVTNTCQGCLAHPCREICPKQAISFVDKKAHIDQDLCIKCGQCAKVCPYSAIHHHVRPCAAACGMHAISSDEHGRADIDYEKCVSCGQCLVNCPFGAIADKSQIAQVIWAIQHGDEVIAAVAPSFVGQFGGKGNVGKLREAFKLLGFSGVEEVALGADLCTVQEAEDFLDEVPDELPFMGTSCCPAWSVMAKMEFPKYAQTVSMALTPMTLTARMIRMQHPQAKIVFVGPCSAKKLEAMRKSVRSEVDFVLTFEEMSGMMDAKGIDYLSLKDDNKSDFEVASTDGRNFAVAGGVATAVVNAVHRMHPDLEVNVVHAEGLEDCRAMMKDAVRGKYPGYLLEGMACPGGCVAGAGTLAAINKSTAAVHRYAKRSPRENSTENSYRMLIPVLETGFTKNDKDTEVEESLVASKPVE, from the coding sequence ATGCCTGGTACTATGCGAGGAGTCTACACAAACCTGACTGAAATTCGACGTAAGGTATTTCGAGAGGTTGCGAAGGTCTGCTATCGGATGGGTGACGAACCCACGATGGATCGCAAGCAGATAGACGATGCCTTTGATGAGCTGCCGTTTCAGATCCTGCCAGGCGATGTCGCCACCTATCGAGAGAGTGTCTTTCTGGAGCGTGCCATCGTCGGGGAGCGCATCCGCCTTGCCATGGGACTCCCGCTGCAGGGAGTGGAGAAGCCGAGGCGCATCTCCGACGGCTTTAATGAGGCGGAGGTCGACAACGTCTCGTACTACAAGCCGCCACTCGTCAACGTCATCAAGTTTGCCTGCAACGCCTGTCAGGACAACGTCTACGAGGTCACGAATACCTGCCAGGGCTGTCTTGCCCATCCTTGTCGCGAGATCTGCCCAAAGCAGGCCATCTCGTTCGTGGATAAGAAGGCCCATATCGACCAGGACCTCTGCATCAAATGCGGACAGTGCGCTAAGGTCTGCCCGTACTCTGCCATCCACCACCATGTACGTCCTTGCGCCGCCGCCTGTGGCATGCATGCCATCAGCTCGGATGAGCACGGTCGCGCCGACATCGATTACGAGAAGTGCGTGAGCTGCGGTCAGTGTCTTGTGAACTGTCCCTTTGGTGCCATCGCTGACAAGAGCCAGATCGCTCAGGTCATCTGGGCCATCCAGCATGGCGATGAGGTCATCGCTGCCGTCGCCCCCTCCTTCGTGGGCCAGTTTGGTGGCAAGGGCAATGTGGGCAAACTGCGTGAGGCTTTCAAGCTGCTGGGCTTCTCGGGCGTCGAGGAGGTCGCGCTCGGTGCCGACCTCTGCACGGTCCAAGAGGCGGAGGACTTTCTCGACGAGGTGCCTGACGAGCTCCCCTTCATGGGTACGAGCTGTTGTCCCGCTTGGTCGGTCATGGCGAAGATGGAGTTTCCGAAGTATGCCCAGACCGTCTCGATGGCGCTCACGCCCATGACCTTGACGGCTCGCATGATTCGCATGCAGCATCCCCAAGCCAAGATCGTCTTCGTGGGGCCCTGCTCCGCCAAGAAGCTCGAGGCCATGCGCAAAAGCGTTCGCTCCGAGGTTGACTTCGTCCTCACCTTCGAGGAGATGTCCGGCATGATGGATGCCAAGGGCATTGACTACCTGAGCCTCAAGGATGACAACAAGAGTGACTTTGAGGTCGCGAGTACCGATGGCCGTAACTTCGCGGTCGCGGGCGGCGTCGCCACGGCCGTCGTCAATGCCGTCCACCGCATGCACCCTGATCTTGAGGTTAACGTTGTCCATGCTGAGGGCCTGGAGGATTGTCGCGCGATGATGAAGGATGCCGTCAGGGGCAAGTACCCAGGCTACCTGCTCGAGGGCATGGCGTGTCCGGGTGGCTGCGTTGCCGGAGCGGGTACTTTGGCGGCAATCAATAAGTCTACCGCTGCGGTGCATCGCTACGCCAAGCGCTCACCGCGCGAGAACTCAACCGAGAACTCCTATCGCATGCTCATTCCCGTGCTTGAGACAGGCTTCACGAAAAATGACAAGGACACTGAGGTGGAGGAGTCCCTTGTGGCCTCGAAGCCCGTCGAGTAG